In one window of Dokdonia sp. PRO95 DNA:
- the hflX gene encoding GTPase HflX: MLETEKIDYEKCVLIGLVTQKQTHDKMTEYLDELEFLAYTAGGEVLKRFSQKLERPNPKTFIGTGKMEDVAAYVEQHEVGTVIFDDELTPGQQRNIEAILKCKIVDRTYLILDIFAQRAQTSYARTQVELAQYEYLLPRLTGLWTHLERQRGGIGMRGPGETEIETDRRIVRDRITLLKKKMLSIDKQMATQRGNRGALVRVALVGYTNVGKSTLMNVISKSKVFAENKLFATLDTTVRKVVIGNLPFLLSDTVGFIRKLPTQLVDSFKSTLDEVREADLLLHVVDISHPQFEDHINAVNKILDEIKSMDKPTLMVFNKIDAYKAEAYDDDDLMVERTGVHYSLDEWKETWMSRTNGDAIFISALNKNNFEEFRKKVYERVREIHVTRFPYNAFLYPEYEGQVGNSEEE, translated from the coding sequence ATGCTCGAAACAGAAAAAATAGATTACGAAAAGTGTGTACTGATTGGGCTAGTTACCCAAAAGCAAACGCACGATAAAATGACAGAGTACCTTGACGAACTTGAGTTTCTTGCTTATACGGCAGGAGGCGAAGTGTTAAAGCGTTTCTCTCAAAAATTAGAACGTCCTAATCCTAAAACTTTTATAGGGACCGGGAAGATGGAAGATGTGGCTGCATATGTAGAGCAGCATGAGGTAGGTACTGTTATCTTTGATGACGAGCTTACTCCTGGACAACAACGTAATATTGAAGCAATCTTAAAATGTAAGATTGTAGATCGCACTTATTTAATCCTCGATATTTTTGCTCAGAGAGCTCAAACGAGTTATGCGCGCACGCAAGTGGAGCTTGCTCAATATGAGTACTTACTACCTAGACTTACAGGTTTATGGACACACTTGGAGCGCCAGCGTGGAGGTATAGGTATGCGCGGTCCTGGTGAGACAGAGATTGAGACAGATAGACGTATTGTGCGTGACCGTATTACCTTGCTTAAGAAAAAGATGCTTAGTATAGATAAGCAAATGGCTACACAACGTGGCAATCGTGGTGCTCTTGTGAGAGTTGCTCTTGTAGGATATACAAATGTGGGTAAAAGTACGCTCATGAATGTGATAAGTAAGAGTAAAGTTTTTGCCGAAAATAAACTTTTTGCAACCTTAGATACAACGGTACGTAAAGTTGTTATAGGTAACCTTCCTTTTCTACTCTCAGACACAGTAGGGTTTATACGTAAATTGCCTACACAACTTGTAGATTCTTTTAAAAGTACGCTAGATGAAGTTCGCGAGGCAGACTTGTTACTGCATGTAGTAGATATTTCTCATCCACAATTTGAAGATCATATCAATGCTGTAAATAAAATTCTGGATGAGATAAAAAGTATGGATAAGCCTACGCTTATGGTTTTTAATAAGATTGATGCTTATAAAGCCGAAGCTTACGATGATGATGACCTTATGGTGGAGCGTACAGGAGTTCATTATTCTCTAGATGAGTGGAAAGAAACCTGGATGTCACGTACAAATGGTGATGCTATCTTTATATCTGCTCTTAATAAGAATAATTTTGAAGAGTTTAGAAAGAAAGTGTACGAGCGTGTAAGAGAAATTCACGTTACAAGATTTCCTTATAATGCTTTTTTGTACCCAGAATACGAAGGGCAAGTAGGAAATAGCGAAGAAGAATAA